A window of Otariodibacter oris genomic DNA:
TGCCAGTTGGTTGCACCCATTGACTTCGCAGCTTCAGTAAGACCGCTTGGAATTTCCAACAATGCGTTTGCAGTTAAACGTGCAAAGAATGGAATCGCAGTAATACTTAATGGCACGATTGCCGCCGTTGTACCTAATGTTGTCCCTACAATTAAGCGGGTAAAAGGTAATAAAATAACAAGTAAAATAATAAATGGAATTGAACGTCCAATATTAATGATCACATCTAACACTTGATGAGACGTTTTGTGTTCTAAAATTTGTCCTTTACCTGTTAAAAAAGCAAGGAACCCAATCGGTAATCCAAATACGACAGCCATTAGCGTACCAATAAATCCCATGTAAATTGTCTCTAGCGTGGACTGCCCAACTAATTCCCATATTCTCGGTGTTAATTCATTTAAAAGATCAGCCCACATAGCCAAGTACCTCAACTTTTACATTATTATCAATTAAAAAAGATTTTGCTTGTGCAATAGAATCTGATTCTCCTTCAACTTCAGCAATCACAAACCCAAATTTTACGCCACCTGCATAATCAATTTGTGAGATTAATATGCTGAAATCAATACCAAATTTTTTCGATGCATGTGAAAGTAATGGTGCATCGACAGATTGCCCAGTGAATTCAAATTGAATGATTGGGAAACTCTTTTCGCTTGGTGTTGCTGAGAGTTTTTCTGCATATTCAGCGGGTAATTCAATATGGAATGTTGATTGAATAAAACGCTGAGCAAGTTCTGTTTTTGGATTTGAGAAAATTTCACTTACAGAACCACTTTCAATTAATTTACCTTTATCGATTACCGCAACACGATCACAAATACGTTTAACGACATCCATTTCATGGGTAATAAGTAAAATTGTTAAGCCTAATCGAACATTAATTTCTTTTAATAGTTGTAAAATTGATTGTGTTGTTGCTGGGTCTAAAGCACTGGTTGCTTCATCACAAAGTAACACTTTAGGATCATTCGCTAAGGCTCTTGCGATTGCAACACGTTGTTTTTGCCCACCAGATAAGTTGCTTGGGTAAGCATCTCTTTTATCTGTAAGCCCGACTAATCCTAAAAGCTCGTTTACTTTTTTCTCTATATGTTCTTTACTTGAGTTGCTTAATTTCAATGGTAATGCAATATTTTCAAACACAGTAGCTGATGAAAGTAAGTTAAAGTGTTGGAAAATCATTGCAATATCACGACGCGCGATAATTAATTCTTTTTCTGAAAATGCGGTAAGATCTTTGCCATCAACAATGACTTGCCCTGATGTTGGATGCTCAAGTAAATTGACACAACGGATTAATGTACTTTTACCTGCACCAGAGGCACCAATTACTCCGTAAATCGTACCTTTAGGTACTTCGAGATCAACATTATCTAATGCGGTAATGATTTTTCCTGATACCTCGAATTGTTTGCTGATTTGTTTCAGCTCTATCATTGTTCTATTCCTAACTAATACAAAATGGATGTTTGGGATTCTAGACGTCTAGATTTCTATGTCAATCAAAAAATATAAAATTTCGGCAAAAAAATAGGTGTTTGAATTCGATCGTTGAAAAAATAAACTTTAGTCCCCATATTCAGACACTAATCTAGATAGAATAGCTATCACTATGAAAATTTAACGGAGAAAAATATGAAACAAGAAACCAGAAAATATATCAATGAAGTAGAAGCAGCCATGAAAAAACATCATCTATGGGAGGCAACACCGCCTTCGGAGGAAGCGTTGGCAAGTACCGATCCATTTTGTGTTAACGCACTTTCTCCATCCCAGTGGTTGCAATGGATTTTTATTCCTAAAATGAATGCCTTATTAGATGCGAATGCGGATTTACCGAGAGATTTTGCGATTACACCTTATTTAGAAGAGGCATTAAAAGAAGAAGCCTATTTAATGGATTTGCATGATCCATTACTTAAACTTGAACAATTGCTAAAAAGTTAATTCATCTTATTTTATGTTAGAGATTATTTATCGAGATGAGGAACTTATTGCAATTAACAAGCCAGCAGGAATGTTAGTTCATCGAAGTTGGTTGGATAA
This region includes:
- a CDS encoding YqcC family protein, translated to MKQETRKYINEVEAAMKKHHLWEATPPSEEALASTDPFCVNALSPSQWLQWIFIPKMNALLDANADLPRDFAITPYLEEALKEEAYLMDLHDPLLKLEQLLKS
- the metN gene encoding methionine ABC transporter ATP-binding protein MetN; the protein is MIELKQISKQFEVSGKIITALDNVDLEVPKGTIYGVIGASGAGKSTLIRCVNLLEHPTSGQVIVDGKDLTAFSEKELIIARRDIAMIFQHFNLLSSATVFENIALPLKLSNSSKEHIEKKVNELLGLVGLTDKRDAYPSNLSGGQKQRVAIARALANDPKVLLCDEATSALDPATTQSILQLLKEINVRLGLTILLITHEMDVVKRICDRVAVIDKGKLIESGSVSEIFSNPKTELAQRFIQSTFHIELPAEYAEKLSATPSEKSFPIIQFEFTGQSVDAPLLSHASKKFGIDFSILISQIDYAGGVKFGFVIAEVEGESDSIAQAKSFLIDNNVKVEVLGYVG
- a CDS encoding methionine ABC transporter permease codes for the protein MWADLLNELTPRIWELVGQSTLETIYMGFIGTLMAVVFGLPIGFLAFLTGKGQILEHKTSHQVLDVIINIGRSIPFIILLVILLPFTRLIVGTTLGTTAAIVPLSITAIPFFARLTANALLEIPSGLTEAAKSMGATNWQVVNKFYLPESLPILINGITLTLVSLIGYSAMAGAVGGGGLGNLAISYGEHRNMVYVKWVSTIIIVAIVMISQKIGDTLAKRYDHR